From Mesobacillus jeotgali, the proteins below share one genomic window:
- a CDS encoding antibiotic biosynthesis monooxygenase family protein, giving the protein MFYQIKRLLVKEGHSSQAAERFSKKGMLIEQQPGFLGKQVLVKKNRRGDEEVMVLISWQSEQDWKNWEKHPDHIAGHKAKVGQPKPDYILESSQDIYDVI; this is encoded by the coding sequence ATGTTCTATCAAATCAAAAGATTGCTGGTGAAAGAGGGACACTCCAGCCAGGCAGCCGAGCGCTTTTCAAAAAAGGGCATGCTGATCGAACAACAGCCAGGCTTCCTGGGCAAACAGGTTCTGGTAAAAAAGAACCGCCGGGGCGATGAAGAAGTAATGGTCCTGATCAGCTGGCAATCAGAACAGGACTGGAAGAACTGGGAAAAGCACCCCGACCATATCGCAGGACACAAAGCAAAAGTCGGCCAGCCAAAGCCTGACTATATTCTCGAATCATCCCAGGATATTTATGATGTGATTTAA